In the Sus scrofa isolate TJ Tabasco breed Duroc chromosome 6, Sscrofa11.1, whole genome shotgun sequence genome, one interval contains:
- the LOC100621492 gene encoding uncharacterized serine/threonine-protein kinase SBK3 isoform X3, which translates to MWKFLGRGLNLCHHSHPSCCSGNSGSLTCCTARELPLLVLGEGRFPAEPKINSQRSLFVPGIPPAVVFRSPPSRWPGRDFLLLEYLKPNTRHRLHFALKYSIPSKEERERKHLWQKVAFEDTATALRRLVELTASRVTPLRNLRVQYRLLRKLGSGSYGRVLLARPRQGGPAVALKLLPRDSVLRTTFLREFCVGRCVSSHPGLLQTLPGPLETPRHFAFAQEYAPCGDLSEMLQERGLPELLVKRVAAQLAGALDFLHSRGLVHADVKPDNVLVFDPVCSRVALGDLGLTRPEGSPTPAPPGPLPSAPPELCLLLPPDTLPLRPAVDSWGLGVLLFCAATACFPWEVALAPDPEFEAFAGWVTTRPQPPRPPPPWDRFGPPALALLQGLLDLDPETRSPPLAVLDFLGDDWGLKGNKERPGGLGSTCSEDGAVEEEAGASLEEWSEEEEKDDVGGGRMGTGGESPCQVTGTGGWSPGQRPLPQPHGHLDAETAAPGRTEPGHIASFPAAGWTWMLNSSRS; encoded by the exons atgtggaaattcctgggccggggactgaatctgtgccaccacagccacccaagctgctgcagtggcaacagcggatctttaacctgctgcaccgcaagggaactcccacttttagtTTTGGGTGAGGGCAGATTTCCAGcagaaccaaaaataaacagtcaAAGGAGCCTCTTTGTTCCTGGCATCCCGCCCGCTGTTGTCTTCAGGTCCCCACCCTCACGCTGGCCCGGCCGGGATTTTCTTCTGCTGGAGTATTTGAAACCAAACACCAGGCACAGGCTGCACTTTGCTTTGAAATACTCCATTCCctcaaaagaagagagagagagaaagcacctTTGGCAAAAAGTAGCGTTT GAGGACACAGCCACGGCCCTCCGACGCCTTGTGGAGCTGACAGCCAGCAGGGTGACCCCACTGAGGAATCTGCGTGTCCAGTATCGCCTCCTCCGAAAGCTGGGCTCCGGCTCCTATGGCCGCGTGCTCCTTGCCCGGCCTCGCCAAGGGG gtcctgctgtggctctgaagctTCTACCTCGGGACTCTGTCCTGAGGACCACCTTCCTGAGAGAGTTCTGTGTGGGCCGCTGTGTCTCATCACATCCAGGCCTGCTCCAGACCCTGCCGGGACCCCTGGAGACTCCCCGACACTTCGCCTTCGCCCAGGAGTATGCCCCCTGTGGGGATCTCAGCGAGATGCTGCAGGAAAGg GGCCTCCCAGAGCTGCTGGTGAAGCGGGTGGCAGCCCAGCTGGCTGGAGCCCTGGACTTCCTCCACAGCCGGGGGCTGGTGCACGCAGACGTCAAGCCAGACAACGTGCTGGTCTTTGACCCCGTCTGCAGCCGGGTGGCCCTGGGCGACCTGGGGCTGACCCGGCCGGAGGGCAGTCCAACCCCTGCCCCGCCGGGGCCCCTGCCCTCCGCCCCGCCCGAGCTCTGCCTCCTGCTGCCCCCCGACACGCTGCCCCTGCGGCCGGCAGTGGACTCCTGGGGCCTGGGGGTGCTGCTCTTCTGCGCGGCCACTGCCTGTTTTCCTTGGGAGGTGGCACTGGCTCCTGACCCCGAGTTCGAGGCCTTTGCTGGCTGGGTGACCACCAGGCCTCAGCCACCTCGACCACCGCCCCCTTGGGACCGGTTTGGGCCCCCCGCCCTGGCACTGCTCCAGGGGCTTCTGGACCTGGATCCCGAGACGAGGAGCCCCCCACTGGCTGTCCTGGACTTCCTGGGGGATGACTGGGGGTTAAAGGGGAACAAAGAGAGACCTGGGGGCTTGGGGAGTACGTGCAGTGAGGACGGGGCGGTGGAGGAAGAGGCGGGGGCCAGCCTGGAGGAGTggtcagaggaggaggagaaggatgaCGTAGGTGGCGGGAGgatggggacaggtggggagagCCCTTGCCAGGTAACGGGGACAGGTGGCTGGAGCCCTGGCCaaaggcccctcccccagccccatggCCACCTGGATGCAGAGACAGCTGCTCCCGGGAGGACAGAGCCCGGACATATTGCATCTTTCCCAGCTGCAGGCTGGACGTGGATGCTCAATTCGTCCCGCAGCTGA